A region of the Callithrix jacchus isolate 240 chromosome 5, calJac240_pri, whole genome shotgun sequence genome:
GGATCAGCTAGGGAGctagcaggaccctgtctccacaGTATTTCTCCACAGAGAGCCTCTAAAGTGGTGGCTTCATTATTTTCCAAAGTTTAGTGGAAGAGATTTTTGTAAATTCTTTTAATAATTCATTATGCCTATTAGAATGAACACAGTGGCTTAACAGTTAGGCACTGGACTATGAGGCAGAGACCTAGCAACTCCACAAACAGGAAGCCACAGGACCCTCCCTGGGTAAGTCATTTAACACACTCAGTTTCTTTACCTATAAACTGATAGCAGTAGAAAGTTATAAACCACAAGGAATtgctatgatatatatatatacatatgtgtgtatgtgtatctgcaGCTGGAGAGAATACTTTTATACAGTTGAAGAAGCTGTCTATAGACAGTAACATGCTGCCAGTGTTCCTAGATGTAATACAAAAATAATCACTTGCTTGGGGTGGGAGGAACCCTTGCTATATATACTACACACCCTATACACAAGCACATTTATAAACTGACAAGACCGGGCTAGAAGAAATCTTGATACAGGACCTAAAGAACaaaaactagctcttgaatgCTTTTCTACATCATTATTTCATAACTAGCTAGCTAAAGAGTGCTTGTCAGAAGGATACTTGGAATTTTCTACTACTAATCTCTGAGGgatgtaaaaatatattctagttCACTGTACATCTTtgctattaaaagcaaaattcaaatttattcatAACCACCTAAAATTGAAGCACCATTAGTTAAAACATTAAACTACAAATTCTATAAAAATTAGTCTTAAACAGAACACATTAGTTAAAACTGTACACCAACACCTCTAGTAATGGTGTAACTCTTGTATTTAAAACAGGGGACTAGTTCAGAGTCAATAACTTTATTAGAAAAAGATTAATACTAAAACTTTTCAATGACAGAGACAATCAACTTTGTAACAGAAAGTCAGagatactttatttttacttctaaatCCAAAGGCTAAGTATAGCAGAGTTGTAAAAATGAAATCCCACTTAGTCTGATTCACACGAATACTAACGTTTAATCCTGTTTTCAAAGTCCAAGAATGAAAACTTGCAATTAAACACTGAGCAAGCCACATGTTTaagtaatatttcttaaaaagtcttaaagaaaaaaatatgatacagGACCTAAGTTTTCAGTGGCATATATACTATTAACACATGTTTTGAAATCTGGTATGTCACATCAGTCCTGAATTaacctttaataataataataaaaaaactaacTGAGCTTTATACTTTTTCTATGCCACTATAGCTTTCTTtcacctcattttttaaatgtcgaTCTTCACTTTATGCCGTTCTCAGTATTCTTCCAAAAATCTTCGAACAGTAGTCCTACAATGcaaaatttggggaaaaatgaTAATTAGACAACACGTAAAAGGCCAATTTTTATGAGAAAGTGTTGGCCCAGTCACTAACTGCTAATTAACATGTGTATATGGAATGCttgtattctttttaattatcaaGGCATCAGTGTGGTTCTTAAAGCCATGTGCCTGTGTATACCTGCCTAAGTGTGAATGACTCACAGACATAACCTTATATTGCTTTCCCAAAAGGGGAATGCCATCAACAAATCAACTAATTGGTACTTCCTTTCATTAGGAATATTTTGTCCCAAGCCACTAGCCCACAGAATGAAGTTCATAGGTTTTAAGAACACTTACAGTACCTAACTTTTAATAGTTCGTTAAAAACCCAGATTCATTCTACATAGTGCATCAGTTCTTTGATTTCACAAATTGAAGGTGTCTGTCCTTAATATTCACActgctgctttaaatgtatcaGCCAGTGAGTGACTATTCCTGCATACCTATGGCTGACTGCAAATTCTCCTACACAGTAGGAAATATTAAGCACATACCTCTTATAGACTTGAGAATTGCATTGAGTGTAACAAGGCGAATAATATCAAGTGTTTattgtatttaaaattctttaaagataTCTAATTCTGGCCACCACTGCAGCCCTACACAcagttgaaaaaaaattccattctgTTAACATTTGTTTTATACGTTTTCACACAATACACAAAAAACCCCCTGCACTTCttgtaaagaacaaaaaagatacacaacAGTTAAGCGTAAAGATCACAGGCAATAGCATTCAAACATGGATGTGGGTAGAGAAAGGAGTACCTGGCATGAGTACCTGCTTAGTTTGACTGAATCCTTGATTTTTAATTTGGCTTTTCATGGGCCGCTCACAACACCAACGCTGTGTGAGGTATGGTAGTCAGCTGCAATAATTCATAAACCCTACACTTCCATCAATCCAATGCTACTGGCTCTCGAGTTACAGAACAAACTGCATTAGAATGCAAGGCAATAAAGCAAAAAACTAGAACATCCTTGACAAAGAAATACTAGCagtttaattaaaacaaagtaGTCCAACATGTGCCTctgaaatatttaagtttttaaagcaTATGTCTCTGCCAATGTATCAAACACAAGATGGACttaataccaaaaagaaaaaaaaaaaaacagttcaacctttttatatataaaaaaaaagaaatgacagcaaAATCCCTAAAAAAAGGATAATTAACTTTTCAATGGCGACTATAATACAAATGTGGGCGATAATTTCCAAAGAGGCACACTAACGGGGGCACGAGTCTGCTACAAAATAGCTGAGACAAAACAATGTACCTCAAAATGTTTTGCAGGACTACACTGTCTTTTCCTTCAGAAGATGCTTTTGTATGTCTTCTTACTCGGCTTAGTTCCATCTTCATCTGTGCATACTTACGCTGCACTGTCAAACAGTAACAAAAAGCCCTAATCAAAGTGAGAAACAATACACTTACCTCTGGTCTGATCTGAGGTCTTATCAGATCAGTTTTAATTGGACTGAGTGTCACCTTCAGATTTAATGTCTTCACTGGTCCCATTGACCTCATTCTTAGTATCACTTTCCTTCGATTCAGTGTTTGTGTCTTCACTCTGTTTTTCTCGACTACAGGACTTCACACTACTTTTTTTATCATCAGATCCCCTCTTTTCTGCCATAAAAGAAGACATTGACCACGGATTTTAAGGTAATATACAGTAAGAACAtgactatgaaaaaaaaagtaaaacagctGGGAGATAAAAGACAATCATTTCCCAGAGACTGCAAGTAACAGCCTGGTAAATTTACCAAAGGGGTAAAATTTGTAATATAtgggagagaaggcaggaaggggaATTCAAGGAAGCAAAAGGTAAAACAGTGggtaaagaacaaaaaaacaaaacaaaaaacggtGGGTAAATTCTCTCAATTGGTAAGAAGCTATTAAGTACACTGCAGAATATAGTACTTAAGTAAATTTCACTGTGGgtaaaaaaaacatcaaaaagcacTGGGAAAGGTATAAAAGACAGCATACAAAACCATGCTCATATGAGGTTAAATTACTAAGTTAGAAGTGTAAAAATGGTGACCCCAAAAGGTGGAAAAAAGTTGAATGTTTTTAACaggcatgttttaaaaaatactactacttatttttaaatgcaaaaaatttttatatatatttgaatatccAAAAAGGATAAGCCTAATGGAAGAAAATGGATCTTAAATCCCAATCTAAACAACTGAACTTTTGTGCTTTGCTaagaaaagtaatatatatacCATCTGAGAGTTGTTTttccaaaaagagaaattaaaattcaacTCAGCTgcaaatgaagaatgaaaaaggTAAACAACTTTTTCCTCTACTATTCTTTGGATGGGTAAGACCTCAGACTAGAGGTAAAAGTGGTACACAGAGCAAGCACAGTCTAGCCTTTTTGGTTCCAATTAATTATTCACCCAACAAAAAATATCTACAGAAAATACTAAAGCAAACTAGAAATTtcctggaaaaattatttttttccttactcAGAATAGCCGGTCTGACATAGTTAATAAGACAGaaagacattttaagaaaaacagaacGCTCTACACAGTTTCTGTACAGTTATTAAGACACAACACCAAGTATTTAGGAAAgagtaatgaaaacaaaatatggtatggGAGGGGCACCCACTCAGAGAACTAAAGATCTTATGTAAAGGAGCATATTTAGTCCGTAACACTTGCAAATTACACAAAGCAATGTCCAACTAGTTAAGTGCAAGATTTGCTTCATGTCTGTCTGTCCACTTGTGAGAACTGTGCCAGGACAGTGGGCTCTAACTGACCTTGTGGGAAAGTCCTCCCTTTGTGCCTTATGGGCTTCTCCGGTGCACAGGTAGCTTCAATGACGAAGAGTCGTCCTGTTGTCCCGTAGAGGACTAGTAGTCAGTCCAATAATCTTATCTTCTGCCCTATGTAAATATGGTAGATCTTAATAGTCCTAAGGACATCCACAATATGTGGTGGATTTTAGGGCTATGGATTAAAAAAGGAAACTCTCTTGATGAAGAGAGTACCTTATACTGGTTGCTGCTAGCTTTGTGTGGGAAACCGCTTTTCATTTGTGGAGTGAGATAAACTGCTTCTATCAAAGCACCTGGAGTGATAAACttgctcttttgcatttgccatTACTGAATGcccactgtggctcacacctggccCCCAAAGTCCAGATCTTCAGTCATTTATTAAGGGTGCCTAGATGGCTACATTTTTTATCTGCATATTTAACATTCATCTGCAtacagatttttaatttatttatttttacatggcATTTTCAAAGCCAACAAATGATTTAACTTCTAAAGAGATTCCAACATTTAACTTTATCATGGCATACTCAAACACGGGAGACAAGCCTGATACAGTTTCCTTGGTATCGTCTCTCTTTCCACCAAGTCTCACATGGAAAATCCCTGTCCGTTCCTAATTTAAACATAACTAGGCTTATTCTGCTTAAACAAAAGTTTTACtaggggtcaggcatggtggcttacacctgtaatcccagcactttatgaggctgaagcaggaggattgcttgaacccaggagagatcGAGattagactgggcaacatggcaaaaccccatctctacacaaaatataaaaaataaaaaaattagccaagcatggtagtgtgcacctgtagtcccagctacccaggaggctgaggtagaaggaaggatcacctgggcccaggaggtgAGCTGCACtcaccctggacaacatagtgagaccctgtctgaaaaatacaaaaacaaaacgtTTTACTAAATTTCATGTCATCATCATTACAATTTTAGGACTAAAGGTAAGCAATTTGGGGCATCTTTTTGCTCTAGACAGAAGTTACACAAATCTGCCTGTTTTTAGTAAGGCCAGTGTCATTTACCGCTCAACTTTGATTTCAAGTAGTTATAAAGGTTAGCTAGCTTTTATCCCTAAGAACCAACCCAACTATTTTAAGTGGCACAAATGATAACATAGAATAGAGCAACTAAAGCTAACAATAGGAAATGCAAAACTagaaactttctcaaaacaaaaattattgatTAGAGTCATACCTGGCTCTTGAGAGTTAACCTCTCAAcccaaaaaaaatcattacacAGAAAGTCTTGCAGAAAGACTgggtaaaatattcttaaaactaATGTTAAATCAGTaaccctttgtagcaattgcctTTTGAATCACAGAAGCAATTTCTCAACTTGAATGGCAAACACTAGAGCATCTGGCAGTAAAGcaaattttttcttactttttcagtattttcccaattacagaaaaaaaaaccaatgtaTGTTAAACATTCCAAAAGctgtgcttattttaaaaaactaaaagcagaGACCAAAAAATATGTCCATGGTTTCTGCTGCTAGTTCTATCGCAGtctagaggaaaaacaaaaacaaaaacccaagacAGTTCTATTAAAGGAGTAATAAACAAGCAACACATAAAAGACTAGTATAATAAACCTAAAAACAGCATATTTATTATGCTGGTGATTACACACGGAGACAGACAggtagaatgaaaagaaaatggagagctgGAAAAATCAGAAGTAGGCCCCTTCTCTCATTCCTAAAACCATGGAAAACATAACAGTTCATTCAATACAAAATTAGAGAAACTAAAAGAATCTGAAGAACACAAAATTCAGAAAGGAGACCCTgatgattaaaataattatcttccAATAAAGGCCAAGTTTGATGACAATATCCTTGTGAAAACATGTcacaaaaaattaagaagtcCATTAATAGTCTCAACAGTGCAACAAATCAGCTATTGGgataccacacacaaaaaaaaagaaaaaagaaaaaggggaaagagCATGTTGACTCCATTAAAAGAAGGTTAAGACACATGTAAGGTATTCAAGGTCTGGAGATTTAGATGTTAAGTACTGATTTAAATGAAGACTAAAGCAACAATGTACACTTACTTTATACAGCATATTATGAAACTTTTTTAACAGCAGTGGTTAAAAAAAGTAGCAAATAACCAAGGTAATGTAATAAATACTGCAGCCTAATAACACTGAAAGGTAATATAATACTTAAAAGAATCTACATGAAAAACCTCCAGGTTATCAACTGAAAGATGTGGTTTAACATGTTCTAAGAAAATACCAAGTAAACTGTCATTCTCACAAATCTAAGTAGGAGAGGGGGAAAGAATGGCATTCCTCAAAGTGAAAAGGGGTATATATGAAATGGAACTCTGCCTACTCACTTTTCTCCAGACACAGGCAATTAGGGTGTGTAGTTTCTTAATGAACTGAATTCTCATATAAACTAACCTTTCTccttggattttctctcttgttctctgtCCCGACTTTTGCTCCTGTGCTTATATGACTTTCGATCCCGGCTTTTTGATCTTCTTCGATCCCTACTTCGAGatctatgttttctttctgatCGATCATGGCTTCTGCTTCGTCGCCGATCTCTActtcttaataatttaaaaaacaaaaagacaacttCAGCCAGCATTACAGTAAGTAAAGGCCTTGAATTAACAGCATCTGCTATTAATAACAAGACTAAGCAAAACAGCCTTACCAAACAAATGAACAGAActactaaaacatatttacattagAAATCTTAAGAACTGAAAATTATTGAAAATCTTTCTAAATTCAGTTTATCTCCTAAGATAGTTATTGCTCTGCTCTTTAAGGctctttaatttgtaattttaattaaaacagtatggctgatttcatattttatttcttggaatCAGTACGATAAGCACTTAAGAGACCGTCAGGTATCCTAACTTTGTAAAAAGATTGTGTGAAATTTCCTAGACAAGTGGGAAATATCACAGAAGTTGCCCTGAAAATGGAACTATTCATTCACTGATTCCGCTCTCACAACCCATCCCATCACTTAAAGATGCTTAAGAGTTTCCCAAGTACCATCCCAAGGAATAATACTGGTAATTACTACTGCTTCTGACCACTCATTATGAGCTGGACATCAGTCTCAGGTGTTTTATATACCTGCTTCGCCTTCTTTCTCTACTTCGTGACCTTTTGTGGTCCCGAGACCTGCTGCATCTTCGGTCTGAGGTTCGGCTGGAGTGCCTACTTCGTGAAcgacttctctttcttctttctctgtcacgagccctttctttttctctttcttcttcttcccttcgtcttttcctttctctttcttccctttctctttctcgttctttttctctttcttctctttcttgcttttccttttttagacGTTCATCCCGATCAGGTTCTTCGGTTCTTTTCCTTAACTTTTCCTAGGAAAATCAAGTTGGATTTTTATACAACTATAACCTTAAAGCATTGTTAACAATGGTCAACTAATGTGAAGTAACCTGTAGACGAACTTATGGAACTGACACCCTCAAGGGCAATGCAGGCATTCCAACACCACGTACATGCACAAGATACCATGATTTGACTAAATCCTCAGAAATATTCTTCCCAAATCTGGCATTTGAGAGTTAAGAAAATTAAGTGCTTTCATAGTTTGATAAACAGCAAAATTTCACAGGAACTCACAATGCTTCAAGCAATTACACACTGGAAAATATCAATGAGAGGGTCATATCTCTACTTAAGCCATATTacaatatagttatttttatctatagctaaaaacctttttttaaaaaaatagctaaaatgtatCTTTTGAAGAAACTTATGctggccaagagcagtggctcagcactttgggaggccaaggagggcagatcacctgaagtcaggagtcaagaccagcctggccaacatggcaaaaccccacctctactaaaaaaatacaaaaaattagcagggcatggtggtgcacacctgcaatcacagctactcgggaggctgaggcaggagaactgcttgaatcccaaaggtggaggctgcagtgagccaagatcatgccactgcactccagcctggtgacagagcgagattgtcttaaacaaaaaataagctgggcgtggtggcgcatgcctgtagtccctgctactcagaaggctaagccATGAGAATTATTtaaaccaggagatggaggttgtagtgagctgagatcacgtcactgcactctaggtgacaaagcgagaatctacctcaaaaacaaacaaacaaatcttaCTTTTAACTCTTCTACAGTAGCTTTAATTTTGGCATAGCCCATGTGTTGTTTGCCCATCAAATGGTCATCTACCCGGGACTGGGCATCTCCTACTATCAAAAAGGCTCCACACACTTCACAAacttccatttgtttttcttgtgcGGCAAAACTTTCAATTGTCTGAAATGATAAATCAGTTAATATAGGAACATCTGAGGAAGAGAAACAAATCTGAAGAAAGTACTCAACATTTAGAAAAGATTTCTAATGTGTGTGAATTGCTCCTTTCCATTTCCTCAAAGCAGTAATATTGAGCTACAAGTGATCAACTTTTAGAGAGGGATTTAAGACAACACTAACTTGCTGAATCATCCAGGAAAAATGCTGAGACCCACTGTTCAAGGTTCAACATCGACATCACCTTAAACAATTTAAACCACTTTTCAGAAAGCCATCTACTTTAGTATGAATTCACTCCCTGCTTAGGTTCAAGGGATATGATGTCCACACACAAAACTAATTAAGGAGCTGAGCTCACTAACTATAATCTAAACATATCCTATTCAATATGGAGGAACCAATGACCAATCGTATTTGGCAATCAATAATATCTGAAACAGATATGTTCTATTCTTCAGTTAAATGAATGAGCTAAGAGtgtattaatttttaacaaagataTAAGCATGTACTGAGTAATTTATTAcaacaaaaatgagaataaaacccAGGCTCATATGAAAATTTATGATTTAAGGCAGTGACTGCCAAGCCAAAAAACAGTCGGAGAGACCTCTTTTCCTAACATTTTATTGGGACATAACCATACCCATTTGTTTCCTATACTTAAGTTGCTTGCATACTACACAAATGCAGTTTAGCAGGTGCCAGGGACCTTGTGGCCTACAAGTTGCGTTGACTCTAAATTTAGGACATCAGAATAGTTTTCAAAGGttctcaaataaaaatgaattccgACTAATGAACAGGTAAGATAATGTGAAATGAGGTTTACTCACTGAAGTTGTGGACCTAAGcagttctctctcttcttttaattGTTCAACTAATTTCATCATCCCCTGGGCTTCTTCTACTTTTCCTTCAGACCCTAATTCTTCAATCTTAGAAGAGTGGAGGAAAAAAACAGGTAAGATTTCTTTCAAACCAAACTATTTCCCTTTTTCCCCATGGTTCATCAGTGgttgttttccatcttttttgttgggttttatttataaaagcttctttgggtttaatttatcctcaatttttttttacacttcAATAAAGTATAACTGATGTGTTAAGAAAAATGCactttcagccaggtgtggtggcccatgcctgtaatcccagcactttgggaagccaaagtgggcagatcatctgaggtcaggacttcaagaccagcctggccaacatggtgaaaccccgtctctactaaaaatacaaaaattaaccgactatggtggcaggcgcctataatcccagctactcaggaggctgaggcaggagaatcacttgacctggtaggcagaggctgcagtgagccaagatcatgccactgtactttatttagcctgggtgacagagtgagactctgcctcaaaaaaaaacaaacaaacaaaggaaaaatgcaccttaaaacaaaaaaaaaaaaaggagatgcaTTCAGAGACTTTATCCTgcaaaaaagagtgagagagaaacagtatctcactatgttgcccacgctggtcttgaactgctgagctgcagcaatcctcccacctcagcctcccaaagtgctgggtttacaggtgtgagccaccggctCTTTACAGTACCTCCTCCAGCCTCAATCCCAAACACAATCCTCAGGCAACCacaaatctgctttctgtcactataggtCAATATGCAATTTCTAAAATTGTATATAAATAGTCAGTCTATATTcctttgtctggcttctttcactcagcctaAGTATTTTAAGATTCATCTATACCCTCTCATATAactaattcctttttattactgacgGGCATTCCATCATATGGATATATCATAATTTAAATGTCCACTCACATACTGAAAGATATTTTGATTCCagtctgggttttctttttaattgctattAAGACTACAGTACATTGGAGTACAAGTCtttgtgtagacatatgtttttatttctcctggatAAGTATTTGGGAGTGGAGTGGCTCACggttcatttttaactttttaagaatcaGACTCCAGGGCtgggcagtggcttacacctataatctcagcactttgggaggccaaggcgggtgggatcacttgaggtcaggagctagagaccagattggtcaacacggtgaaaccctgtctctaactaaaaatacagcaatcagccaagcatggtggcacacgcctataatccctgctactcaggaggctgagacatgagaattacaggaacctaggaggcagaggttgcagtgagctgagatggcgccactatacttcagcctgggcaacaaagcaagactgtcgcAACAAACcagtaataacaacaacaaaagagactCCAATATGATCTGCAggaatgtaaaagaaataaaaagccagatttttttttccaaagtggttgtgcaATATTAAACTCCAGTTCACGCACATCCTTGCCAAAAGTTGGTATaatcagattttttaattttagctattcaggtttcaggtattttattatagttttaatcTGTATTTCCCTAACAACTAATAGTGTTGAGTGTCTTCTCATATTTGCCATCCTTTCATATACATGTATaagtatgtgtacacacacacacacatacacacacgagacaaggtcccactctgttgcccaagttggagtgcagtggcaaagaCGGGTCT
Encoded here:
- the LUC7L3 gene encoding luc7-like protein 3 isoform X7, with the translated sequence MISAAQLLDELMGRDRNLAPDEKRSNVRWDHESVCKYYLCGFCPAELFTNTRSDLGPCEKIHDENLRKQYEKSSRFMKVGYERDFLRYLQSLLAEVERRIRRGHARLALSQNQQSSGAAGPTGKNEEKIQVLTDKIDVLLQQIEELGSEGKVEEAQGMMKLVEQLKEERELLRSTTSTIESFAAQEKQMEVCEVCGAFLIVGDAQSRVDDHLMGKQHMGYAKIKATVEELKEKLRKRTEEPDRDERLKKEKQEREEREKEREREREERERKRRREEEEREKERARDRERRKRSRSRSRHSSRTSDRRCSRSRDHKRSRSRERRRSRSRDRRRSRSHDRSERKHRSRSRDRRRSKSRDRKSYKHRSKSRDREQERKSKEKVQRKYAQMKMELSRVRRHTKASSEGKDSVVLQNILSVGVVSGP
- the LUC7L3 gene encoding luc7-like protein 3 isoform X6 codes for the protein MISAAQLLDELMGRDRNLAPDEKRSNVRWDHESVCKYYLCGFCPAELFTNTRSDLGPCEKIHDENLRKQYEKSSRFMKVGYERDFLRYLQSLLAEVERRIRRGHARLALSQNQQSSGAAGPTGKNEEKIQVLTDKIDVLLQQIEELGSEGKVEEAQGMMKLVEQLKEERELLRSTTSTIESFAAQEKQMEVCEVCGAFLIVGDAQSRVDDHLMGKQHMGYAKIKATVEELKEKLRKRTEEPDRDERLKKEKQEREEREKEREREREERERKRRREEEEREKERARDRERRKRSRSRSRHSSRTSDRRCSRSRDHKRSRSRERRRSRSRDRRRSRSHDRSERKHRSRSRDRRRSKSRDRKSYKHRSKSRDREQERKSKEKVQRKYAQMKMELSRVRRHTKASSEGKDSVVLQNILRTTVRRFLEEY
- the LUC7L3 gene encoding luc7-like protein 3 isoform X4, producing the protein MISAAQLLDELMGRDRNLAPDEKRSNVRWDHESVCKYYLCGFCPAELFTNTRSDLGPCEKIHDENLRKQYEKSSRFMKVGYERDFLRYLQSLLAEVERRIRRGHARLALSQNQQSSGAAGPTGKNEEKIQVLTDKIDVLLQQIEELGSEGKVEEAQGMMKLVEQLKEERELLRSTTSTIESFAAQEKQMEVCEVCGAFLIVGDAQSRVDDHLMGKQHMGYAKIKATVEELKEKLRKRTEEPDRDERLKKEKQEREEREKEREREREERERKRRREEEEREKERARDRERRKRSRSRSRHSSRTSDRRCSRSRDHKRSRSRERRRSRSRDRRRSRSHDRSERKHRSRSRDRRRSKSRDRKSYKHRSKSRDREQERKSKEKVQRKYAQMKMELSRVRRHTKASSEGKDSVVLQNILRYIVLSQLFCSRLVPPLVCLFGNYRPHLYYSRH
- the LUC7L3 gene encoding luc7-like protein 3 isoform X1 encodes the protein MISAAQLLDELMGRDRNLAPDEKRSNVRWDHESVCKYYLCGFCPAELFTNTRSDLGPCEKIHDENLRKQYEKSSRFMKVGYERDFLRYLQSLLAEVERRIRRGHARLALSQNQQSSGAAGPTGKNEEKIQVLTDKIDVLLQQIEELGSEGKVEEAQGMMKLVEQLKEERELLRSTTSTIESFAAQEKQMEVCEVCGAFLIVGDAQSRVDDHLMGKQHMGYAKIKATVEELKEKLRKRTEEPDRDERLKKEKQEREEREKEREREREERERKRRREEEEREKERARDRERRKRSRSRSRHSSRTSDRRCSRSRDHKRSRSRERRRSRSRDRRRSRSHDRSERKHRSRSRDRRRSKSRDRKSYKHRSKSRDREQERKSKEKEKRGSDDKKSSVKSCSREKQSEDTNTESKESDTKNEVNGTSEDIKSEVQRKYAQMKMELSRVRRHTKASSEGKDSVVLQNILRYIVLSQLFCSRLVPPLVCLFGNYRPHLYYSRH
- the LUC7L3 gene encoding luc7-like protein 3 isoform X2, with the translated sequence MISAAQLLDELMGRDRNLAPDEKRSNVRWDHESVCKYYLCGFCPAELFTNTRSDLGPCEKIHDENLRKQYEKSSRFMKVGYERDFLRYLQSLLAEVERRIRRGHARLALSQNQQSSGAAGPTGKNEEKIQVLTDKIDVLLQQIEELGSEGKVEEAQGMMKLVEQLKEERELLRSTTSTIESFAAQEKQMEVCEVCGAFLIVGDAQSRVDDHLMGKQHMGYAKIKATVEELKEKLRKRTEEPDRDERLKKEKQEREEREKEREREREERERKRRREEEEREKERARDRERRKRSRSRSRHSSRTSDRRCSRSRDHKRSRSRERRRSRSRDRRRSRSHDRSERKHRSRSRDRRRSKSRDRKSYKHRSKSRDREQERKSKEKEKRGSDDKKSSVKSCSREKQSEDTNTESKESDTKNEVNGTSEDIKSEVQRKYAQMKMELSRVRRHTKASSEGKDSVVLQNILRTTVRRFLEEY
- the LUC7L3 gene encoding luc7-like protein 3 isoform X8; this translates as MKVGYERDFLRYLQSLLAEVERRIRRGHARLALSQNQQSSGAAGPTGKNEEKIQVLTDKIDVLLQQIEELGSEGKVEEAQGMMKLVEQLKEERELLRSTTSTIESFAAQEKQMEVCEVCGAFLIVGDAQSRVDDHLMGKQHMGYAKIKATVEELKEKLRKRTEEPDRDERLKKEKQEREEREKEREREREERERKRRREEEEREKERARDRERRKRSRSRSRHSSRTSDRRCSRSRDHKRSRSRERRRSRSRDRRRSRSHDRSERKHRSRSRDRRRSKSRDRKSYKHRSKSRDREQERKSKEKEKRGSDDKKSSVKSCSREKQSEDTNTESKESDTKNEVNGTSEDIKSEVQRKYAQMKMELSRVRRHTKASSEGKDSVVLQNILRYIVLSQLFCSRLVPPLVCLFGNYRPHLYYSRH
- the LUC7L3 gene encoding luc7-like protein 3 isoform X3, giving the protein MISAAQLLDELMGRDRNLAPDEKRSNVRWDHESVCKYYLCGFCPAELFTNTRSDLGPCEKIHDENLRKQYEKSSRFMKVGYERDFLRYLQSLLAEVERRIRRGHARLALSQNQQSSGAAGPTGKNEEKIQVLTDKIDVLLQQIEELGSEGKVEEAQGMMKLVEQLKEERELLRSTTSTIESFAAQEKQMEVCEVCGAFLIVGDAQSRVDDHLMGKQHMGYAKIKATVEELKEKLRKRTEEPDRDERLKKEKQEREEREKEREREREERERKRRREEEEREKERARDRERRKRSRSRSRHSSRTSDRRCSRSRDHKRSRSRERRRSRSRDRRRSRSHDRSERKHRSRSRDRRRSKSRDRKSYKHRSKSRDREQERKSKEKEKRGSDDKKSSVKSCSREKQSEDTNTESKESDTKNEVNGTSEDIKSEVQRKYAQMKMELSRVRRHTKASSEGKDSVVLQNILSVGVVSGP
- the LUC7L3 gene encoding luc7-like protein 3 isoform X10, which gives rise to MKVGYERDFLRYLQSLLAEVERRIRRGHARLALSQNQQSSGAAGPTGKNEEKIQVLTDKIDVLLQQIEELGSEGKVEEAQGMMKLVEQLKEERELLRSTTSTIESFAAQEKQMEVCEVCGAFLIVGDAQSRVDDHLMGKQHMGYAKIKATVEELKEKLRKRTEEPDRDERLKKEKQEREEREKEREREREERERKRRREEEEREKERARDRERRKRSRSRSRHSSRTSDRRCSRSRDHKRSRSRERRRSRSRDRRRSRSHDRSERKHRSRSRDRRRSKSRDRKSYKHRSKSRDREQERKSKEKEKRGSDDKKSSVKSCSREKQSEDTNTESKESDTKNEVNGTSEDIKSEGDTQSN